TTGAAAGGCGCGCGTTTTCAGCGCATCGCCGACAACCTGTATCTCGCGGATCTTCCCATCAAGGCCGGAGCGACAGAGCTTACCGTGACACGCTAGCTGGTCACAGCCCGGGGACATGCCGCCCATCAAACCATGGTCATCTCCGGAAGGTCACCATGGGGTTGGGGCATGGTTTTTGGAAACACGGTTTTACCTGGGCACAAAAAAACCCTCGATCCGTATGAGGGAAGGAGGGTTTTTAAATGGTGCTCGAGGGGGGACTCGAACCCCCACAGGATTAACTCCCACTAGATCCTTAGTCTAGCGCGTCTACCAATTCCGCCACCCGAGCACTGGTGCCAATCGTAGAAACGTGGTGCGGAGGAATTAGTGCCCCAGCGGGAAAAAGGCAAGCCAAGTTTTAAGAAAAATGAAGAAAAACGCTTGTTCAGCCCCAGGGTGCCGAAAAAGCCGGCTTATCGGCGGTTGTTTTTTTGCGCGTAGGCCTCGTCACGCAACTTGCGTAGGTAGACCATGTAATCCTGCCGGGCCTTCAGGTCGGGGTCGAGGCTGGGGTCTACAAACGGGTTGTTTTTCCCGTAATACGACCATGGCCCGCGGGGAATACGGGCGAAATCGATAAAGCGCCAGTGCACTTTGGCCGCGGAAGGCATGCCGAGGTAGTCGCGGACAGCCGGTGAGACATCGATGCCCGCACCATTGTTGTTGGCGTTTTTGGGTGGCTTGTTGCCAAAGACATACTCCCAGTCGTCGGTGGTGAAGGGGCCACAGTCTTCCCACTGCGCGTAACAAATTTTCGTGCCGTAGACGATCTGGATCCAGCGGCCTTTGCAGGCGGACTTTCCGGGACGTTTGTCAGGCCGACGGTTCCACCAGGGGATCACGTGGCCGGCTTCAGGCCGGCTTTTGTTGTAACTGAGGCAGTCGTTATAGGGAAGCGCGACGTAAAAGGGGTTCAGTCCGGGGGTGAAGGCCTTGGGCCGGTATTGGACACGGGCCGCCGCATCCGGGTTGTCATAGCCGCCGTAGTTAAGTTGCCATTGGGTATCCCATGAGCTGGCGTGGTTAGGTGTCGGGTTGTTCTGGGTGGGCTGTTCACCGATCCAGAAGACGGTGGCGGTGATGAATTTTTTCCAAGGGTAACGGATCGGTTGAAACGGATTGGTGGGTGCCGTTGGCGTGCTGACCCGTGGGCCCGGCGTGTTATTCTGCGCCGACAATGGCAGGCAGAATACGAGGAGGACCAGTGGGACGAGGAGATGCATCGAGCGCGTCATGGTGGGAGTCAAAGAGGGAGGTAGAAACAGGAATAGCGGGATGGATGGATGCTGGAAGCGTTTAGAAACGTCGTAGGATGGAGGGGACATTCTGGCGTTCGTCTTTATCGGGGAAATCGAGGGTGTAGTGGATACCGCGGGACTCGCGTCGGCGTAGGGCGCTATCCACGATCAGCGAGGCCGTGGCCACCAGGTTCCTGAGTTCGAGGATATCAGAAGTGACACGATGCCCCCAGTAAAAACTTCGGACCTCCCGCCGCAGGTTGCTGAGCCGGTTGGCCGCCCGGTCGAGCCGGTTGGTGGTGCGGACAATCGAAACGTAGTCCCACATCAGGCGGCGGATTTCATCCCAGTTGTGGTAGATGACGACTTGTTCGTCCGGTGGTGCGGTGTCGCCGTATTCCCAGGCGGGGATATCAGGTGCGGCAGGTGAGGATTTGGCAAGTGGGAAGAGACTGAGGATTTTTTTCAACGACCGGCGCGCCAGCACATGGCCTTCGAGCAGGGAGTTGGATGCAAGTCGGTTCGCGCCGTGCAGACCGGTGCAAGCAACTTCACCGATGGCAAACAGGCCGCGTATGTCGGTTTGGCCATGGGTGTCGGTGAGCACACCTCCGCACTGGTAGTGGGCTGCGGGAACCACGGGGATGGGGGTCGTTTCAGAATCGAGTCCGAACTCCATCAGGGTGTTGTAGATGTGTGGAAAGCGCTCTTTCATAAACCCCTTGGGCTTGTGGGTGACATCAAGGTAGACGCACTGGGCACCGGTTTTTTTGATTTCGTGGTCAATGGCACGGGCAACGATATCACGGGGGGCCAGCGATTTGCGGGGATCGTATTTTTCCATGAATTCGATGCCGTCGGCGTCCCGCAGGATGCCGCCTTCACCCCGCACCGCCTCGGAGACGAGAAACGACCGGGCTTTGGCTCCGGTGGCGGCGGGGTTGAAAAAACACGTCGGATGAAACTGGACAAACTCCATGTTGGCAATGGTCGCGCCAGCCCGCCAGGCCATGGCGACCCCGTCACCGGTCGAGC
The sequence above is drawn from the Akkermansiaceae bacterium genome and encodes:
- the nadB gene encoding L-aspartate oxidase, coding for MKSDFLVIGSGIAGLSFAIRAAEHGTVTIITKGKALESNTAWAQGGIASVLPKGLREKDDSVESHVADTLDAGAGLCDENAVRTILGEAAQTIEELIACGVDFDKEGKEFSLGKEGGHSHRRILHAKDTTGREIAESLLETARNTPNITFYEEHFAIDLITTGKLGMVSEDRVLGAYVLNEISGKVHRFRSDRVILATGGCGKVYLYTTNPDSSTGDGVAMAWRAGATIANMEFVQFHPTCFFNPAATGAKARSFLVSEAVRGEGGILRDADGIEFMEKYDPRKSLAPRDIVARAIDHEIKKTGAQCVYLDVTHKPKGFMKERFPHIYNTLMEFGLDSETTPIPVVPAAHYQCGGVLTDTHGQTDIRGLFAIGEVACTGLHGANRLASNSLLEGHVLARRSLKKILSLFPLAKSSPAAPDIPAWEYGDTAPPDEQVVIYHNWDEIRRLMWDYVSIVRTTNRLDRAANRLSNLRREVRSFYWGHRVTSDILELRNLVATASLIVDSALRRRESRGIHYTLDFPDKDERQNVPSILRRF